Below is a genomic region from Betta splendens chromosome 8, fBetSpl5.4, whole genome shotgun sequence.
ACATCCCTGGTCAAAGCTGCCCAGCGAGCTGTGGACGCAACAGGACGCCGTCGTGAGGCACAGGAAGTACTTTAACCTAGACTTTTTGTTTAGTTGCTGGTTTATAACAAAGGGAAAGGCTGCTGTGCTGTACCTCTGCATGGCAGCATCATGAGAAGAGAATGAACGAAGTGTTGTGTGTGGACAACaatgattttacattttttatatacAGATGTTACACAACCAAACCTGCTGACTGTCATTTGCGTATTTTCTACTTATAATATTTCTttaaattactgtatattacaagTGTTTAATAAAGAAGCCCCTTACACCTCAATGTAACCTCTTTGTTATAATTGCACCAACTTAGACCAtaattctgtttttattatttattattataattatttatctATTGCACATACTTACATCTGACACTTAAGGTTACAGCGGAGGAGTTCTGACTCCCATGTCTGTTGCTGGCGCTGCATAAATACCGCCCTCTGTCCCGGGGGGTGAAGTCGGGCCGGTGTCCGACCTCCTCCACAGCGCGGCCCATTCGGAACCAGGCGTAGCGCTCCACGGGGGGGGTTGAGCGGCTGCTGCAGACCAGCGTGAGGTTGGCGCCGGCGTCTACGTCAGCGGACGGTCCGATGACGGACACCGTGGTGTTCCGAGGGGCATCTGGAAGGAAACGGAGGCTTCAGTATGTTAGGATTCATCAAATAATTGAATCAGGTGAAATGCTCACATTCAACATCGATGTTTACGGCTCCCGAGGTCGCTGCCGACTGTGTCTTCAGAGAACACGTGTAGTTCCCGGAGTCTGCGGAGGAAATGTTGCGTAAAGACAGAACGCGGCCCTCATTTATGGCTTTTCCGTCCTTAAACCAGCTGAGAGCAGGCGACAGGCCATGGGCTTCACATCTGTTGACGCAGGTTAGATTCACAGCATCTCCTTCCGTCGTCGCTTCAGTGCGGTTGGTCTTTGCCACCAGAATGTTCAGGTCTAAAAGGGAAACGGGCAGCTGAGCTCTGAGGCGGTGGGTAAATGAAAACCCATCGACATCGGTAAGAAAACATACCGACGACCTTTAACCTTGGCCCCGCATTTCCAGCCCACGCGTCCATTCTGTTATTATTAAAGCTGATGATGTATTTTCCTGCATCGCCTTGTGTCACCCTGTGTATCTTCAAGGAGCAGCTGCCGTGTTGGTCGCCGACGTACGGCGACCAACACGGTCGCCGTCCTCGAACCGCTGTCAAAAACGACTCGGCCCTTCGGGGTGACGGGGCTTCACGTGGCCCCACGTCACCCGCTTCATCCTCAGCTTGTCCGGGTGGAAGAAAGAGCAGAGGATGACGACGGACGAGCCCGTCGCGGCACAGATGCGCTGCTCCCGGTACTCCACTGTCCACGCGGCCCAGAGCGCACCTGAAGGACGGATGCCTTCACATCCTGTTACCACCTCAAACTGAGAGGTGAGCGCTGGTCGGGACTCACCgggcagaaacagcagcagcatcgtcCGCGTCACACGTCCCTGATCAACACTCATGGTCAACGTCTAACGGGCTCCAGACGCCTGTTTGTCACCCAGAGCTCTGAGCAAAGTAATTTATCTGCTTCTTTATCTACACGGTTCCGGTAATGAAAGAATAACGCCTCCATTGGCCCATACACCCAGGTTCTCAGGCCACGAACCAGGTCGTAGAGACCACAGACCCAATAGAAGCttgagctgtttctgtgtgaacgTCACAAAACCAAGCTCTTCTTAGAAACCTATGTGCTGTACGTGGTCACTCAATTTGAGACAATGCACTGAACCTGCTGCTATGCTGCTATTGTTTTAACCATGTTCACTCTATTCATCTTAATTCTTTCACTTcccaaaaataaaatgcaaattagGTAAATTAGGaccttttaatttgtttaagtttaagtctctttttttatttatatcatttattttatagcATATAACATTGCAATTTCTTACAAACTAGATACATTTTAAACCTCTACTTTAATGCTTTATTTCCCGAGGATTGCATTACGCGTGACTGTCGGCGAGACGCGCGCTCCCGCGGCCCTTTAAGTAGCGCGCACCCGCGGCGAAcggagaccaggacgaggcgccgccgccggaggTGAAGCTGCGCCGGACATGGAGATTCCTCGGAGAGTCCTTGTCCCCGTCGTGGGCATGTTGGTGCTGGTCGCCTGCGCTCCGGCAGAGGCGTGGTACAAGCAGGCGTCCGGTCCGATCTACTACTCGGTGGGCAGAGCGTCCGGCTTGTTGTCCGGGATCCGCAGGTCACCGTACGTCACAAGGGCCGCGCTGGAGCCGCCGGACAGCGGGGAGTCGACGAGCAACAGCGTTCTTTCTGCTATAAATCCACTATACGCTCTGTTGAAGACTACGGTTAGTGGTTATTAACTCATCAAGGCGTTATGAGTTggactaattattattattgtttaaagGTATCGATTATTGTAAATTGATTGCTCACTTGAGAATGAAACTTCTTAAAGATACTAAACaagcctgttttatgttttacatgTAGGCGCTCaggatgtttgtgtttcttcccaAACAGCCTTTTTGCATCAAACAGATGACACCAAACCTGCAGCGGTGCAGGATTCTCCCTGAAACCAAAGGCTCATTCCTGTGCAAAGCCGACGTCCTCGTCTCTCTGGACTCGGACTgtgagaggagcagagcagcgaaGCTGGCGCCTGAACCCTGAAGGTGTAAAATGTTGACAACGTTCCTTATTCCTCCAGTTTAACGCTGATGGTGGAAGATGCACTACCTTCATTTGCCATTTTACTTAAATGTGACTTCATGAAACAATGAATGGAAACAATGTGTAGAACTATTATTGCACATAATGGACCTGACCTTAATAAACTGCAGCCACTTTACAAATGAGtgtgaaataaaatacatttgagaAAACCAAAACTCACCTCTTTCTCTTTAtatcaaatatttttatttaaaatacttaaaaaataaaattagacATAACCTTATTAGTCACATGTTAAAATtcaacataaaaacatttttcaggAGACTCTCACAGCAGCTCAACGTCTGCTAGATTCTGCCTGACAATCTGCTCGATGACCATGTGAAGCACCACCTGGACGTTGGCGGTGTCTGTCGCTGTGGTGAAGTGATGGTACACCGGCTTGTCGGGACGGCGGTTACATGCCGAGAACATGGCTGTGATGTGGTGAGCTGCAGCATCCacatctgcatcggctcctgagaggcatcatgggaaaaAGGAAAATCCAACTTCACACAAATTATGCTCTGGCAAAGAAAACTGTACACAGAACTTGTGACCAATTGGATTTAATGTAGATCAAATATATTATCTCCAGCCTACCTGTATAACTACAGATGTAAAATCTCACGTGTCTTCCAGAGTGAAGGACCTTCTCCCGGAAAAGATCAGTTTTGTTCATGAATAAAATCTGtaataaacaaatgaacaatGGATTTAAACACATGACAGCTTTAGTTCTGTTGTACCACGTTATCTCGTCGTTCTCCTCAAAAGCTCCTGACTGTGTCCTGATGCAGGTGTGTCCTGTA
It encodes:
- the LOC114861069 gene encoding neuropeptide B-like isoform X1: MEIPRRVLVPVVGMLVLVACAPAEAWYKQASGPIYYSVGRASGLLSGIRRSPYVTRAALEPPDSGESTSNSVLSAINPLYALLKTTALRMFVFLPKQPFCIKQMTPNLQRCRILPETKGSFLCKADVLVSLDSDCERSRAAKLAPEP
- the LOC114861069 gene encoding neuropeptide B-like isoform X2 — its product is MEIPRRVLVPVVGMLVLVACAPAEAWYKQASGPIYYSVGRASGLLSGIRRSPYVTRAALEPPDSGESTSNSVLSAINPLYALLKTTPFCIKQMTPNLQRCRILPETKGSFLCKADVLVSLDSDCERSRAAKLAPEP